A part of Homoserinibacter sp. YIM 151385 genomic DNA contains:
- a CDS encoding WXG100 family type VII secretion target, whose translation MTRYQVDSEAVVQATATAQATIGRIQQEVGGLHGQLSDLQSSWTGDASAAFQAILADWTATQRRVEESLSGIATALGSAGRQYAEVEQHNARLFLA comes from the coding sequence ATGACCAGATACCAGGTGGACAGTGAGGCGGTCGTCCAGGCGACCGCGACGGCCCAGGCCACGATCGGCCGCATCCAGCAGGAGGTGGGCGGCCTGCACGGCCAGCTCAGCGATCTCCAGTCGTCATGGACGGGGGATGCCTCCGCGGCGTTCCAGGCGATCCTCGCCGACTGGACGGCGACGCAGCGGCGCGTGGAGGAGTCGCTCTCGGGGATCGCGACCGCGCTCGGCAGCGCCGGGCGTCAGTACGCGGAGGTCGAGCAGCACAACGCTCGGCTCTTCCTCGCCTGA
- a CDS encoding sensor histidine kinase, whose protein sequence is MHSSFDRWWNGISLRTKITGVTVLLLTFGLTVAGVGTMNVLRAYLLSQKDEEIKSTYQELAERYGDGQQLDLGGTNTFGDEERSSSLNPYYLAAIGSDGVRENDNLPRGQESLAPDIRRLDVEGVLGRPGGFTLLSEDRSIEWRLMAYPLKITDSTTGSAEVGVLLVGASLRGTENTIGNFAIIFFGFALAVVVLGAAMTQLLVTSTFSPLRDVERTAARFAAGDYSQRLGGATPNTEVGRLNRSLNTMLARIDRAFADRARSIDQMRRFIGDASHELRTPLVSLRGYAELYRMGAIQKPEDVAQAMDRIEREAIRMGGLVEDLLELARLDEAKEPDLAPVDLLPIAQDAALDASASNKDRVITVVVPRDELRLESEVITISDGEPNPIDLPLPENATAATGATAATGAAGATGAARAFAGATWARLRGRRRPRASSASGGEMLPSSPRTRLPDAGPVVLADENKIRQVVTNLITNATRYTAPGTPIELEVDVDTEAGFGAISIVDHGEGIPPQLREKIFQRFWRADTSRTRDTGGSGLGLAIVAGIVQNHHGHVEVLETPGGGATFRVSLPLVPSADPPDPSTDADDSAPEEAPRP, encoded by the coding sequence ATGCACTCGTCGTTCGACCGCTGGTGGAACGGCATCTCCCTCCGCACCAAGATCACCGGGGTCACGGTCCTCCTCCTGACCTTCGGGCTCACGGTGGCGGGCGTCGGCACGATGAACGTGCTGCGGGCCTATCTGCTGAGCCAGAAGGACGAGGAGATCAAGAGCACCTATCAGGAGCTCGCGGAGCGCTACGGCGACGGCCAGCAGCTCGATCTCGGCGGCACGAACACCTTCGGCGACGAGGAGCGATCCTCGAGCCTCAACCCGTACTACCTCGCCGCGATCGGCAGCGACGGGGTCCGCGAGAACGACAACCTCCCGCGCGGGCAGGAGAGCCTCGCGCCCGACATCCGCCGACTCGACGTGGAGGGCGTCCTCGGCCGCCCGGGCGGCTTCACGCTGCTCTCGGAGGACCGCTCGATCGAGTGGCGGCTCATGGCCTACCCGCTCAAGATCACCGACTCGACGACGGGATCGGCCGAGGTCGGCGTCCTGCTGGTCGGGGCGTCGCTGCGGGGCACCGAGAACACGATCGGCAACTTCGCGATCATCTTCTTCGGCTTCGCGCTCGCGGTCGTGGTGCTCGGCGCGGCCATGACGCAGCTGCTCGTGACGAGCACCTTCTCGCCCCTGCGCGATGTCGAGCGCACGGCGGCGCGCTTCGCGGCGGGCGACTACAGCCAGCGCCTCGGCGGCGCGACGCCCAACACCGAGGTCGGACGGCTCAACCGCTCGCTCAACACCATGCTCGCGCGCATCGACCGCGCCTTCGCGGATCGCGCGCGCTCGATCGACCAGATGCGCCGCTTCATCGGCGACGCGAGCCACGAGCTCCGCACCCCCCTCGTGTCGCTCCGCGGCTACGCCGAGCTGTACCGGATGGGCGCCATCCAGAAGCCCGAGGACGTCGCGCAGGCGATGGACCGCATCGAGCGCGAGGCGATCCGCATGGGCGGGCTCGTCGAGGACCTGCTCGAGCTCGCCCGGCTCGACGAGGCGAAGGAGCCGGATCTCGCGCCCGTCGACCTCCTCCCGATCGCACAGGACGCGGCACTGGATGCGAGCGCCTCGAACAAGGACCGCGTCATCACGGTGGTGGTCCCCCGCGACGAGCTGCGGCTCGAGTCGGAGGTCATCACGATCTCGGACGGCGAGCCCAACCCGATCGATCTGCCGCTGCCGGAGAACGCGACCGCGGCGACCGGCGCGACCGCGGCCACGGGAGCCGCAGGGGCGACCGGCGCCGCGCGCGCCTTCGCCGGGGCGACCTGGGCCCGTCTGCGCGGCCGTCGCCGTCCGCGCGCCTCCTCGGCCTCGGGCGGCGAGATGCTGCCGAGCTCGCCGCGGACGCGCCTGCCCGACGCCGGGCCGGTCGTCCTCGCCGACGAGAACAAGATCCGCCAGGTCGTGACGAACCTCATCACGAACGCCACCCGGTACACGGCACCCGGGACGCCCATCGAGCTGGAGGTCGACGTCGACACCGAGGCGGGCTTCGGCGCGATCTCGATCGTCGACCACGGCGAGGGGATCCCGCCCCAGCTGCGCGAGAAGATCTTCCAGCGCTTCTGGCGGGCCGACACCTCGCGCACCCGCGACACGGGCGGCTCGGGTCTCGGGCTCGCGATCGTGGCGGGCATCGTGCAGAACCACCACGGTCACGTCGAGGTGCTCGAGACGCCGGGCGGCGGTGCCACCTTCCGGGTCAGCCTGCCTCTCGTCCCCAGCGCCGATCCGCCGGATCCCTCCACGGATGCGGACGACTCGGCCCCCGAGGAGGCCCCGCGTCCCTAG
- a CDS encoding response regulator transcription factor, producing the protein MTDGPKILIVDDEPNIRDLLTTSLRFAGFAVRAVSNGAQAISAVLEEEPDLIILDVMLPDMNGFGVTKRLRASGYTAPILFLTAKDDTEDKITGLTVGGDDYVTKPFSLDEIVARIKAILRRTMHDEEDAVIRVGELTMDQDTHEVTVGDIAVELSPTEFKLLRYLMLNPNRVLSKAQILDHVWEYDFNGDAGIVESYISYLRRKLDTHSAEPMIQTKRGFGYMLKAAKA; encoded by the coding sequence ATGACCGACGGACCCAAGATCCTCATCGTCGACGACGAGCCCAACATCCGCGACCTGCTCACCACGAGCCTCCGCTTCGCCGGCTTCGCCGTCCGCGCGGTCTCGAACGGCGCCCAGGCCATCTCGGCGGTCCTCGAGGAGGAGCCGGACCTCATCATCCTCGACGTCATGCTCCCCGACATGAACGGCTTCGGCGTCACGAAGCGCCTCCGCGCCTCCGGCTACACCGCGCCCATCCTCTTCCTCACCGCGAAGGACGACACCGAGGACAAGATCACGGGCCTCACCGTCGGCGGCGACGACTACGTCACGAAGCCCTTCTCGCTCGACGAGATCGTCGCGCGCATCAAGGCGATCCTCCGCCGCACCATGCACGACGAGGAGGACGCGGTCATCCGGGTCGGCGAGCTCACCATGGATCAGGACACGCACGAGGTCACCGTCGGCGACATCGCCGTCGAGCTCTCCCCCACCGAGTTCAAGCTGCTGCGCTACCTCATGCTCAACCCGAACCGCGTGCTCTCGAAGGCCCAGATCCTCGACCACGTCTGGGAGTACGACTTCAACGGCGACGCCGGCATCGTCGAGTCCTACATCTCGTATCTGCGACGCAAGCTCGACACCCACTCGGCCGAGCCCATGATCCAGACCAAGCGCGGTTTCGGCTACATGCTCAAGGCGGCCAAGGCGTAG